In the genome of Pseudomonas sp. P5_109, one region contains:
- the algG gene encoding mannuronan 5-epimerase AlgG, whose product MNHPARKGSISLLAGAMLLASATAFANVEPAKPATVAKELQQAKTYTVSSAPTAPLELATPKLPDVSGYTAEAIAAKIVRSKPGKISLRRMMQEDALKDFIGGDNKMAEWVVRQHGIPQAIFVDDGYMNLKDLAKKVPKQYFSETSPGVFLSRLPIVVGRHGILEIDKQTQELRLSQEGGAFLVNDGQLFVRDTKITGWREKDNGPATFNSPKEFRPFLLSWGGTETYIANSKIASFGYANSKSYGVSISQYTPNMAKVLKRPEPTGWIVGSEFSDMWYGFYCYETRDFVVKGNTYKDNIVYGIDPHDRSHGLIIADNTVYGTKKKHGIIISREVNDSFIFNNRSYDNHLSGLVIDRNSVNNLIAHNEIYQNHTDGITLYESADNLLWGNKVLSNRRHGIRIRNSVNIRLYENVAMANGLTGVYGHIKDLSNTDRDIKLDPFDAQVSLIVVGGELAANGSGPLSIDSPLSVELYRVSMLAPTKSSGISFTGILGERQDEILDLLVRQQKAVLIDPVERQTEMRD is encoded by the coding sequence ATGAATCATCCAGCCCGAAAAGGCTCGATCAGCCTGTTGGCCGGCGCGATGCTGCTGGCCAGCGCGACTGCCTTCGCCAATGTGGAGCCGGCGAAGCCTGCGACCGTGGCCAAGGAACTGCAACAGGCCAAGACCTACACCGTCAGCAGCGCACCAACCGCGCCGCTGGAACTGGCCACGCCGAAACTGCCGGACGTTTCCGGCTACACCGCCGAAGCCATCGCCGCGAAAATCGTGCGCAGCAAACCGGGCAAGATCAGCCTGCGCCGGATGATGCAGGAAGACGCCCTGAAGGACTTCATCGGTGGCGACAACAAGATGGCCGAGTGGGTGGTGCGTCAGCACGGTATCCCGCAGGCGATCTTCGTCGACGACGGCTACATGAACCTCAAGGACCTGGCGAAAAAGGTTCCCAAGCAGTACTTCAGCGAAACCTCGCCGGGGGTGTTCCTTTCCCGGTTGCCGATCGTGGTCGGTCGTCACGGCATCCTCGAAATCGACAAGCAGACCCAGGAACTGCGCCTGTCCCAGGAGGGCGGTGCGTTCCTGGTCAACGACGGCCAGCTGTTCGTGCGTGACACCAAAATCACCGGCTGGCGCGAGAAGGACAACGGCCCGGCGACGTTCAATTCGCCCAAGGAATTCCGTCCGTTCCTGCTGTCCTGGGGCGGCACCGAGACCTACATCGCCAACAGCAAGATCGCCAGTTTCGGCTACGCCAACAGTAAGTCCTATGGCGTGAGTATTTCCCAGTACACGCCGAACATGGCCAAGGTGCTCAAGCGTCCTGAGCCGACCGGCTGGATCGTCGGCTCGGAATTCTCGGACATGTGGTACGGCTTCTACTGCTATGAAACCCGCGACTTCGTGGTCAAGGGCAACACCTACAAAGACAACATCGTCTACGGCATCGACCCGCACGACCGCTCCCACGGCCTGATCATTGCCGACAACACGGTGTACGGGACCAAGAAGAAGCACGGGATCATTATTTCCCGTGAGGTCAACGACAGCTTCATCTTCAACAACCGCAGCTACGACAACCACCTCTCGGGCCTGGTGATCGACCGTAATAGCGTCAACAACCTGATCGCCCACAACGAGATCTACCAGAACCACACCGACGGCATCACCCTCTACGAGAGTGCCGACAACCTGTTGTGGGGCAATAAGGTCTTGAGCAACCGCCGCCACGGCATCCGCATTCGTAACAGCGTGAACATTCGCCTCTACGAAAACGTCGCCATGGCCAACGGCCTGACCGGTGTCTACGGCCACATCAAGGACCTGAGCAACACCGACCGCGACATCAAGCTCGACCCGTTCGACGCCCAGGTGTCGCTGATCGTGGTCGGCGGTGAGCTCGCGGCCAACGGCAGCGGACCGCTGTCCATCGACTCGCCGCTGAGTGTCGAGTTGTATCGCGTGTCGATGCTCGCACCGACCAAATCCAGCGGCATCAGCTTCACCGGCATCCTTGGCGAACGTCAGGATGAAATTCTCGACCTGCTGGTGCGCCAGCAGAAAGCCGTGCTGATCGACCCTGTCGAACGCCAGACCGAAATGCGGGACTGA
- a CDS encoding alginate O-acetyltransferase, which produces MHPHLIKLLSLSALTAGILAASGGARADEIQAPKFSAEPCCSLCPAAHDAKNYTTRYQQNFTTLVQAQGDWLFRTQEDLRTEFDTTPAGYKRMKQLHDAFKSKGVELVVVYQPTRGLVNRNKLNPAEKASFDFDKALKNYKTMLGRFAQMGYVVPDLSPLTNESLPDTLPAHDFYFRGDQHWTPYGAQRTAKIVAEKVKQLPEFADIPKREFETKKSGRMGKTGTLHNMAGQLCGTSYAIQYMDQFTTEPKGEAGDGDLFGDSGNPQITLVGTSHSGKNYNFAGFLEEAIGADILNVAFPGGGLEGSMLQYLGSDEFQKNPPKILIWEFSPLYRLDQETIYRQMMALLDNGCEGKDAQMSGSATLKPGKNELMVNSKNMDLRNSSHQVDIRFADTSVKTLQATLWYMNGRHEDIKIDKPETSETDGRFAFELRTDEDWASQNLLAVEVQGPEAGAAPQKVEAKICKRNVFPGAEQRTASVGQ; this is translated from the coding sequence ATGCACCCACACTTGATCAAATTACTCAGCCTGTCGGCCCTGACCGCCGGCATTCTCGCGGCCAGCGGTGGTGCGCGTGCCGATGAAATCCAGGCACCAAAATTCTCTGCCGAACCGTGCTGCAGCCTGTGCCCGGCCGCCCACGACGCAAAGAACTACACCACCCGCTATCAGCAGAACTTCACCACGCTGGTGCAGGCCCAAGGCGACTGGCTGTTCCGTACGCAAGAGGATTTGCGCACCGAATTCGACACCACGCCCGCCGGCTACAAACGCATGAAACAACTGCACGATGCGTTCAAGAGCAAAGGCGTGGAACTGGTTGTCGTGTACCAGCCAACCCGTGGCCTGGTGAACCGCAACAAGCTCAATCCGGCGGAGAAGGCCAGCTTCGACTTCGACAAGGCACTGAAAAACTACAAGACCATGCTCGGTCGTTTCGCGCAGATGGGCTACGTCGTTCCGGACCTGTCGCCGCTGACCAACGAGTCGTTGCCCGACACCCTGCCCGCCCACGATTTCTACTTCCGTGGCGACCAGCACTGGACCCCGTACGGCGCCCAGCGCACGGCGAAAATCGTCGCCGAGAAGGTCAAGCAATTGCCTGAATTCGCCGACATTCCCAAGCGCGAATTCGAGACCAAAAAGTCAGGGCGCATGGGCAAGACCGGAACCTTGCACAACATGGCCGGTCAACTCTGTGGCACCAGCTACGCGATCCAGTACATGGATCAATTCACCACCGAGCCGAAGGGCGAAGCGGGCGATGGCGATTTGTTCGGCGACTCCGGCAACCCGCAGATCACCCTGGTGGGCACGTCCCACAGTGGCAAGAACTACAACTTCGCCGGATTCCTCGAAGAGGCCATCGGCGCCGACATCCTCAACGTGGCATTCCCCGGCGGCGGCCTGGAAGGTTCGATGCTGCAGTACCTGGGCAGCGACGAGTTCCAGAAGAACCCGCCGAAGATTCTCATCTGGGAATTCTCGCCGCTGTACCGCCTCGACCAGGAAACCATCTACCGCCAGATGATGGCGCTGCTGGACAACGGTTGCGAAGGCAAGGATGCGCAGATGTCCGGTAGCGCCACGCTCAAGCCGGGCAAAAACGAGTTGATGGTCAACAGCAAGAACATGGACCTGCGCAACAGCAGCCACCAGGTCGACATCCGCTTCGCCGACACCTCGGTGAAAACCCTGCAAGCCACCCTCTGGTACATGAACGGTCGCCACGAGGACATCAAGATCGACAAACCGGAAACCTCCGAGACTGACGGGCGTTTCGCTTTCGAGTTGCGCACGGACGAAGACTGGGCTTCGCAGAACCTGCTGGCCGTTGAAGTCCAGGGCCCCGAAGCCGGTGCCGCGCCTCAGAAAGTCGAAGCGAAAATTTGCAAACGCAACGTATTCCCGGGCGCCGAGCAGCGTACTGCTTCGGTCGGGCAATGA
- a CDS encoding mannuronate-specific alginate lyase, with protein MRYPKFSTLLAPTLLSLAMFAGATQAAAPLRPPQGYFAPVDKFKTGDKSEGCDAMPTPYTGSLQFRSKYEGSDKARATLNVQSEKAFRDSTADITKIERGTSKRVMQFMRDGRPEQLECTLNWLTAWAQADALMSKDFNHTGKSMRKWALGSMASAYIRLKFSDSHPLATHQQQAQLIEAWFSKMADQVVSDWDNLPLDQTNNHSYWAAWSVMATSVATNRRDLFDWAVKEYKVGANQIDADGYLPNELKRQQRALAYHNYALPPLAMIASFAQVNGVDLRQENNGALKRLGDRVLSGVKDPDEFEKKNGKEQDMTDLKEDMKFAWLEPFCSLYTCTPEVLAQKHKMQPFKTFRLGGDLTKVYDPANEKGKGS; from the coding sequence ATGCGCTATCCGAAATTTTCAACACTGTTGGCACCCACGCTCCTGAGCCTGGCGATGTTCGCCGGGGCCACGCAAGCGGCCGCGCCACTGCGTCCACCCCAGGGCTATTTTGCGCCTGTGGATAAATTCAAGACGGGCGACAAGAGCGAAGGCTGCGATGCGATGCCGACGCCGTACACCGGCTCGTTGCAATTTCGCAGCAAGTACGAAGGTTCCGACAAGGCCCGCGCGACCCTGAACGTGCAGTCGGAAAAAGCCTTCCGCGACAGCACCGCCGACATCACCAAGATCGAGCGCGGCACCAGCAAGCGCGTGATGCAGTTCATGCGTGACGGTCGTCCGGAGCAGCTTGAGTGTACGTTGAACTGGTTGACGGCCTGGGCCCAGGCCGACGCGCTGATGTCCAAGGACTTCAACCACACCGGCAAGTCGATGCGCAAATGGGCGCTGGGCAGCATGGCTTCGGCGTACATCCGCCTGAAGTTTTCCGACTCCCACCCGCTGGCCACCCATCAACAGCAAGCCCAGTTGATCGAAGCCTGGTTCAGCAAGATGGCCGACCAGGTGGTCAGCGACTGGGACAACCTGCCGCTCGACCAGACCAACAACCACTCGTACTGGGCTGCGTGGTCGGTGATGGCCACTTCCGTCGCCACCAACCGCCGCGACCTGTTCGACTGGGCGGTGAAGGAATACAAGGTCGGCGCCAACCAGATCGACGCCGACGGCTACCTGCCCAACGAACTCAAGCGTCAGCAACGGGCGCTGGCCTACCACAACTACGCCCTGCCGCCGCTGGCGATGATCGCCAGTTTCGCCCAGGTCAACGGCGTGGATCTGCGCCAGGAAAACAATGGCGCACTCAAACGCCTCGGTGACCGGGTGCTGTCGGGGGTGAAAGACCCTGACGAGTTCGAGAAAAAGAACGGCAAGGAACAAGACATGACCGACCTGAAGGAGGACATGAAATTCGCCTGGCTCGAACCGTTCTGCTCGCTCTACACCTGCACGCCCGAGGTGCTGGCGCAGAAGCACAAGATGCAACCCTTCAAGACCTTCCGCCTCGGCGGTGACCTGACCAAGGTCTACGACCCGGCCAATGAAAAGGGCAAGGGTTCATAA
- a CDS encoding MBOAT family protein: MVFSSNVFLFLFLPIFLGLYYLSGQRYRNLLLLIASYVFYAWWRVDFLALFAAVTLWNYWIGLKVGAAGVRTKPAQRWLLLGVAVDLCILGYFKYANFGVDSINAMMTSVGLSPFILTHVLLPIGISFYIFESISYIIDVYRGDTPATRNLIDFAAFVAIFPHLIAGPVLRFRDLADQFNNRTHTLDKFSEGCTRFMQGFIKKVFIADTLAVVADHCFALQNPTTGDAWLGALAYTAQLYFDFSGYSDMAIGLGLMMGFRFMENFKQPYISQSITEFWRRWHISLSTWLRDYLYITLGGNRKGTLMTYRNLFLTMLLGGLWHGANITYIVWGAWHGMWLAIEKALGLNTSPRSINPIRWALTFLLVVMGWVIFRAENLHVAGRMYGAMFSFGEWSLSELNQASLTGLQVATLIVAYVTLAFFGIRDFYTNQPPVKTKPAVNVDSDGPAAAEPGLIKAAPGDNPANIHQPGYTVGVDAQVQPAYWTADWSRYAMRALVLLLFIASILKLSAQSFSPFLYFQF; encoded by the coding sequence ATGGTTTTTTCGTCCAACGTGTTCCTGTTTTTGTTCTTGCCGATCTTCCTCGGCTTGTACTACCTGAGCGGGCAACGCTATCGCAATTTGCTGCTGCTGATTGCCAGCTACGTGTTCTACGCCTGGTGGCGTGTGGACTTCCTCGCGCTGTTCGCGGCGGTCACGCTGTGGAACTACTGGATCGGCCTGAAAGTCGGCGCCGCAGGCGTTCGGACCAAACCGGCGCAGCGCTGGCTGCTGCTCGGCGTGGCCGTCGACTTGTGCATCCTCGGCTACTTCAAGTACGCCAACTTCGGCGTCGACAGCATCAACGCGATGATGACATCGGTGGGTCTTTCGCCGTTCATCCTGACCCACGTGCTGCTGCCGATCGGTATCTCGTTCTACATCTTCGAGTCCATCAGCTACATCATCGACGTCTACCGTGGCGACACCCCGGCAACCCGCAACCTGATCGACTTCGCGGCGTTCGTGGCGATCTTCCCGCACTTGATCGCCGGCCCCGTGTTGCGTTTCCGCGACCTGGCCGACCAGTTCAACAACCGCACCCACACCCTCGACAAGTTCTCCGAGGGTTGCACGCGGTTCATGCAGGGTTTCATCAAGAAAGTCTTCATCGCCGACACCCTGGCGGTAGTGGCCGACCATTGCTTCGCCCTGCAAAACCCGACCACGGGCGATGCCTGGCTCGGCGCGCTGGCCTACACCGCGCAGCTGTATTTCGACTTCTCCGGCTACAGCGACATGGCCATCGGCCTGGGCCTGATGATGGGTTTTCGCTTCATGGAAAACTTCAAGCAGCCGTACATCAGCCAGTCGATCACCGAGTTCTGGCGGCGCTGGCACATCAGCCTGTCGACCTGGCTGCGTGACTATCTGTACATCACCCTGGGCGGTAACCGCAAAGGCACGCTGATGACCTATCGCAACCTGTTCCTGACCATGCTGCTCGGTGGTCTGTGGCACGGCGCGAACATCACCTACATCGTCTGGGGTGCGTGGCACGGTATGTGGCTGGCGATTGAAAAGGCCCTGGGCCTGAACACTTCGCCACGCAGCATCAACCCGATCCGCTGGGCCCTGACCTTCCTGCTGGTGGTGATGGGCTGGGTGATCTTCCGCGCAGAGAACCTGCACGTCGCCGGGCGCATGTACGGCGCGATGTTCAGCTTCGGCGAATGGTCGCTGTCGGAGCTCAACCAGGCCAGCCTCACCGGCCTGCAAGTGGCGACGCTGATCGTGGCTTACGTGACCCTGGCGTTCTTCGGCATCCGTGACTTCTACACCAATCAGCCTCCGGTGAAGACCAAGCCTGCGGTGAACGTCGACAGCGATGGCCCCGCCGCTGCTGAACCGGGTTTGATCAAAGCCGCGCCTGGGGATAACCCGGCGAACATCCACCAGCCTGGCTACACCGTCGGCGTCGACGCCCAGGTGCAACCGGCCTACTGGACCGCTGACTGGTCGCGTTACGCAATGCGCGCGCTGGTGCTGCTGCTGTTCATCGCCTCGATTCTCAAACTCTCGGCGCAAAGCTTCTCGCCGTTCCTTTACTTCCAGTTCTGA
- a CDS encoding alginate O-acetyltransferase, translated as MTRSLRIFYIALFLVTLLVLGLWSVRSFFGFSTNADATVLNGRWTKAVETHYDDEFPIKRLGTNLWAALDFKLFNEGRPGVVLGRDQWLYSDEEFHPVVNEELNLQGNYALVEGVRQTLKAKGVQLVMAVVPAKVRLYPEHLGEVKPASIHANLYQDFHQRLAADRIPAPDLLGPLQQAKQNGQQVFLRTDTHWTPEGAEIAANRLAKTIADKYPLSGEPQRFVTEPAETVTHKGDLRLFLPLDPLFENLMPKAEPLQKRNTVAADDQPAGDDALFANTEVPVALIGTSYSANPNWNFVGALKQALHSDVVNYAEDGHGPILPMLSYLKSDAFKNSPPQVLIWEFPERYLPVNNEIGDADPQWVAELKQAGARQQNVAINNKSETPDRAQN; from the coding sequence ATGACCCGCTCATTACGCATCTTCTACATCGCGCTGTTCCTGGTGACCCTGCTGGTGCTCGGTCTGTGGTCGGTGCGCAGCTTCTTCGGCTTCAGCACCAACGCCGATGCGACCGTGCTCAACGGTCGCTGGACCAAGGCAGTGGAAACGCACTACGACGACGAGTTCCCGATCAAGCGCCTGGGCACCAATCTCTGGGCCGCGCTGGATTTCAAACTGTTCAACGAAGGTCGTCCGGGCGTGGTGCTCGGCCGCGACCAGTGGTTGTACAGCGATGAAGAATTCCACCCGGTGGTCAACGAAGAGTTGAACCTGCAAGGCAACTACGCGCTGGTCGAAGGCGTGCGCCAAACGCTGAAAGCCAAAGGCGTACAACTGGTGATGGCAGTGGTGCCGGCCAAGGTGCGCCTGTACCCGGAACACCTCGGTGAAGTGAAACCGGCGAGCATTCACGCCAACCTCTACCAGGACTTCCACCAGCGCCTGGCCGCCGACCGGATTCCGGCCCCTGACCTGCTCGGCCCGCTGCAACAGGCCAAGCAGAATGGCCAGCAAGTGTTCCTGCGCACGGACACCCACTGGACCCCGGAAGGCGCCGAGATCGCCGCCAACCGTCTGGCCAAGACCATCGCCGACAAGTACCCGTTGAGTGGCGAGCCACAGCGCTTCGTCACTGAACCTGCAGAAACCGTCACGCACAAGGGCGACCTGCGTCTGTTCCTGCCACTGGACCCGCTGTTCGAAAACCTGATGCCCAAGGCAGAACCCTTGCAGAAGCGCAACACCGTGGCAGCGGATGACCAGCCAGCCGGTGACGACGCCCTGTTCGCCAACACCGAAGTGCCGGTGGCCCTGATCGGCACCAGCTACAGCGCCAACCCCAACTGGAATTTTGTCGGCGCACTGAAACAAGCACTGCACAGCGACGTGGTCAATTACGCCGAAGACGGCCACGGCCCGATCCTGCCGATGCTCAGCTACCTGAAAAGCGATGCTTTCAAGAACAGCCCGCCACAGGTGCTGATCTGGGAGTTCCCTGAACGATATCTGCCTGTGAACAACGAAATCGGCGACGCCGACCCGCAGTGGGTCGCAGAGCTTAAACAAGCCGGCGCCCGCCAACAAAACGTAGCCATCAACAACAAATCCGAGACGCCCGACCGGGCGCAAAACTGA
- a CDS encoding alginate O-acetyltransferase AlgF, with amino-acid sequence MTFTTTPRRLAKTFALVAGMSVLSMQAFAGGDAALYGPTAPKGSTFVRIYNASSAEVSATVGSTNLSDVAPLSSSDFSFMPGGDYSAKVGSQGLPVKLAGDHYYTLVNNASGAPQLIEEPPFKNKQKSLVRVQNLSDKALTLKTADGKTDVVPNVAPKGRGEREINPVKVSLALYDGTTKVGDVKPVALERGEAAVLYVTGSGSSLSPVWVKRPVSTR; translated from the coding sequence ATGACTTTCACTACTACTCCTCGTCGTCTCGCCAAGACCTTTGCCCTCGTTGCGGGCATGAGCGTGCTTTCGATGCAGGCCTTCGCCGGTGGCGACGCCGCCCTGTACGGCCCGACCGCACCGAAAGGCTCGACCTTCGTGCGCATCTACAACGCGAGCAGCGCCGAAGTCAGCGCCACCGTCGGCAGCACCAACCTGAGCGATGTCGCGCCACTGTCGAGCAGTGACTTCAGCTTCATGCCGGGCGGCGACTACAGCGCCAAGGTCGGTAGCCAGGGCCTGCCGGTGAAACTGGCCGGCGACCACTATTACACCCTGGTCAACAACGCCAGCGGCGCACCGCAACTGATCGAAGAGCCGCCGTTCAAGAACAAGCAGAAGTCCCTGGTCCGCGTACAAAACCTGAGCGACAAGGCGCTGACCCTGAAGACCGCCGATGGCAAGACCGACGTGGTCCCGAACGTTGCGCCCAAGGGTCGCGGCGAGCGTGAAATCAACCCGGTGAAGGTCAGCCTGGCGCTGTATGACGGCACCACCAAAGTCGGCGACGTGAAACCGGTCGCCCTGGAACGCGGTGAAGCCGCGGTGCTGTACGTCACCGGCAGCGGCAGCAGCCTGTCGCCGGTCTGGGTGAAACGCCCGGTGTCGACGCGCTAA
- a CDS encoding mannose-1-phosphate guanylyltransferase/mannose-6-phosphate isomerase: MIPVILSGGSGSRLWPLSRKQFPKQFLALTGEHTLFQQTLERLVFEGMDTPIVVCNKDHRFIVNEQLSARKLETQRILMEPFGRNTAPAVALTAMMLVNEGRDELMLVLPADHVLEDQKALQRALALATVAAENGEMVLFGVPATKPETGYGYIKSTNDSLLPEGVSRVSHFVEKPDVKRATEFVQSGGYFWNSGMFLFRASRFLEELKKHDPDIYDTCLLTLERSHQDADTITFDEATFACCPDNSIDYSVMEKTQRACVVPLTAGWSDVGCWSSLWEVNAKDANGNVTKGDVVIQDSKNCMIHGNGKLVSVIGLENIVVVETKDAMMIAHKDKVQGVKQMVNTLNEQGRTETQNHCEVYRPWGSYDSVDMGGRFQVKHISVKPGACLSLQMHHHRAEHWIVVSGTAEVTCDENVFLLTENQSTYIPIASVHRLRNPGKIPLEIIEVQSGSYLGEDDIERFEDIYGRSTPVERGVSVKTIAQ, encoded by the coding sequence ATGATTCCGGTGATCTTGTCAGGTGGTAGTGGCTCACGTCTTTGGCCGCTTTCCCGCAAACAATTCCCTAAGCAGTTCCTCGCCCTGACCGGCGAACACACCCTGTTCCAGCAAACCCTGGAACGCCTGGTGTTCGAAGGCATGGACACGCCGATCGTGGTCTGCAACAAAGACCATCGCTTCATCGTCAACGAGCAGTTGAGCGCCCGCAAGCTGGAAACCCAGCGCATCCTGATGGAGCCGTTCGGTCGCAACACCGCGCCGGCCGTGGCCCTGACCGCGATGATGCTGGTCAACGAAGGTCGCGACGAGCTGATGCTGGTACTGCCGGCCGACCACGTACTGGAGGACCAGAAAGCCCTGCAGCGCGCCCTGGCCCTAGCCACCGTCGCCGCCGAAAACGGTGAAATGGTGCTGTTCGGCGTGCCGGCCACCAAGCCGGAAACCGGCTATGGCTACATCAAGTCGACCAACGACTCGCTGCTGCCTGAAGGCGTCAGCCGCGTCTCGCACTTCGTCGAAAAACCCGACGTCAAGCGCGCCACCGAGTTCGTCCAGTCCGGCGGTTACTTCTGGAACAGCGGCATGTTCCTGTTCCGCGCCAGCCGTTTCCTCGAAGAGCTGAAAAAACACGATCCGGACATCTACGACACCTGCCTGCTGACCCTGGAACGCAGCCACCAGGACGCCGACACCATCACCTTCGACGAAGCCACCTTCGCCTGCTGCCCGGACAACTCCATCGACTACTCGGTGATGGAAAAAACCCAACGCGCCTGCGTCGTGCCGTTGACCGCCGGCTGGAGCGATGTCGGTTGCTGGTCGTCGCTGTGGGAAGTCAATGCAAAAGACGCCAACGGCAACGTCACCAAAGGCGACGTGGTGATTCAGGACAGCAAAAACTGCATGATCCACGGCAACGGCAAACTGGTGTCGGTGATCGGCCTGGAAAACATCGTCGTGGTCGAAACCAAGGACGCCATGATGATCGCCCACAAGGACAAGGTCCAAGGCGTGAAACAGATGGTCAACACCCTCAACGAACAGGGCCGCACTGAAACCCAGAACCACTGCGAGGTCTACCGTCCGTGGGGCTCCTACGACTCGGTGGACATGGGCGGGCGCTTCCAGGTCAAGCACATCTCGGTCAAACCGGGCGCCTGCCTGTCGCTGCAAATGCACCACCACCGCGCCGAACACTGGATCGTGGTCAGCGGCACCGCCGAGGTGACCTGTGACGAGAACGTGTTCCTGCTGACCGAGAACCAATCGACCTACATTCCGATCGCTTCGGTGCATCGCCTGCGAAACCCGGGGAAAATCCCGCTGGAAATCATCGAGGTTCAGTCGGGGAGTTATTTGGGGGAGGACGATATCGAGCGGTTTGAGGATATCTATGGTCGCTCGACGCCGGTTGAGCGTGGGGTATCGGTGAAGACGATCGCGCAGTAA